In a single window of the Priestia filamentosa genome:
- a CDS encoding biotin transporter BioY produces MNKRQFRAIDITYASVFVALTAIGANIASFAPFLHFGNVTPTLQPFFAILAGALLGSRLGAFSMLAYMVVGLAGAPVFAEFYSGLSALFTQTGGFIISYIFAAYIVGKIVERKENPTLGTFMVASYIGIIFIYLFSVNYMYLALNTWINTPMSYKALWIFMAGFFIKDVIFTFLGGLIAPRFHALFKKTGFQKK; encoded by the coding sequence GTGAACAAAAGACAATTTCGGGCGATTGACATTACATATGCAAGTGTCTTTGTAGCCCTTACTGCAATTGGAGCTAACATTGCTTCTTTTGCTCCATTTTTACATTTTGGAAATGTAACTCCAACACTTCAGCCATTTTTTGCTATTCTAGCTGGTGCTTTGCTCGGTAGCCGGTTAGGTGCTTTTTCTATGCTCGCTTACATGGTTGTAGGACTTGCTGGAGCGCCAGTGTTTGCTGAGTTTTATAGTGGGCTTAGCGCTTTATTTACCCAAACAGGCGGATTTATCATTTCCTATATTTTTGCCGCTTATATTGTAGGTAAAATTGTCGAGCGAAAAGAAAATCCAACGCTTGGTACATTTATGGTTGCATCGTATATTGGCATTATTTTCATTTATCTGTTTAGCGTTAACTATATGTACTTAGCTCTTAATACGTGGATTAATACTCCAATGTCTTATAAAGCACTGTGGATTTTCATGGCTGGATTTTTTATTAAAGATGTAATTTTCACATTTTTAGGTGGTCTTATTGCTCCCCGTTTTCATGCTTTATTTAAAAAGACAGGATTTCAAAAAAAATAA
- a CDS encoding NADPH-dependent FMN reductase, whose amino-acid sequence MKIVVINGTPRESGRTRILSRFLAEKYSLDLIDLSETVLPVFNGTSEQYELENVVKVKELVHSADAIILTTPEYHGSMSGALKNMLDFLTFEQFKGKPVGLLAVAGGGKGGINALNSMRDVMRALYANALPKQIVFDPPMFEKDSDLLVPEASEALEGFMEELKKYTKLYKEFAKA is encoded by the coding sequence ATGAAAATTGTTGTGATTAATGGAACACCACGTGAGAGTGGAAGAACGCGTATTTTAAGCCGTTTTTTAGCGGAAAAGTACAGCTTAGATTTGATAGATTTAAGTGAAACAGTGTTACCTGTTTTTAACGGAACAAGTGAGCAATACGAATTAGAAAACGTAGTAAAAGTAAAAGAGCTTGTACATAGTGCAGATGCTATTATTTTAACAACGCCAGAATATCATGGAAGCATGAGTGGAGCACTGAAAAATATGCTTGATTTCTTAACGTTTGAACAGTTTAAAGGAAAGCCAGTTGGACTTCTTGCAGTAGCAGGCGGTGGAAAGGGTGGTATTAACGCATTGAACAGCATGCGTGATGTAATGCGTGCTCTTTATGCGAATGCATTACCAAAACAAATTGTATTTGATCCACCGATGTTTGAAAAAGATAGCGATCTCCTTGTTCCAGAGGCTTCAGAAGCGCTAGAAGGGTTTATGGAAGAGCTTAAAAAATATACAAAGCTTTATAAAGAATTTGCAAAAGCATAA
- a CDS encoding aldehyde dehydrogenase — MKDRILSLIEKQRTFFGTDTTKYVAFRKENLKKLKSAVKRYEQQLLDALHKDLHKSETEAYMTEIAFIYEEIRFVLKNLDSWTKPQKVKTPVSHLGSKSYLYREPYGVTLIIAPWNYPVQLQFSPLIGAIAGGNTALLKPSEYTPTVSRWISELIQETFPSEYIAVVEGGVEESQALLNERFDYIFFTGSVAVGKEVMKAAANYLTPLTLELGGKSPCIVDQDANIELATKRIAWGKFTNAGQTCIAPDYVIVHEQIRADFVQQLKAVVQEFYGKTPLNSEKFGKIVSKRHFTRLITFLQDGDIVFGGQYEEVENRISPTLLENVTWEDSVMKEEIFGPILPLFSFTKFEDLKYHLDQAPNPLALYYFSEDEKKQEKIINSFSFGGGCINDTVMHVANIHLPFGGVGESGMGKYHGEGSFDAFTHEKGILKQTTKFDLPVRYPSFKNSLKYVKKLLK, encoded by the coding sequence ATGAAAGACAGGATTTTATCTCTTATTGAAAAGCAGCGAACTTTTTTTGGGACTGATACTACAAAATATGTTGCTTTTCGCAAAGAAAACTTAAAAAAGCTTAAAAGTGCTGTAAAACGCTACGAACAACAATTGCTAGATGCTTTGCACAAAGATTTACATAAATCTGAGACAGAAGCGTATATGACGGAAATCGCTTTTATATATGAGGAAATTCGTTTTGTTCTAAAAAATCTTGATTCATGGACAAAACCTCAAAAAGTAAAAACACCTGTAAGTCATCTCGGATCCAAAAGTTATCTTTATAGAGAGCCATATGGCGTGACCTTGATTATTGCACCTTGGAATTATCCTGTTCAGCTTCAGTTCTCCCCACTTATTGGAGCAATTGCAGGAGGAAATACAGCTCTATTAAAACCATCTGAATATACGCCTACCGTTTCTAGATGGATTTCTGAGCTTATCCAAGAAACTTTTCCTTCTGAATATATTGCCGTTGTTGAAGGAGGAGTTGAAGAAAGTCAGGCCCTTTTGAATGAACGTTTTGATTATATCTTCTTTACAGGAAGCGTTGCAGTAGGAAAAGAAGTGATGAAAGCTGCTGCAAACTATTTAACACCGCTCACACTTGAGCTTGGTGGCAAGAGTCCTTGCATTGTTGATCAAGATGCAAATATAGAGCTTGCCACCAAACGAATTGCCTGGGGGAAATTCACCAATGCCGGCCAAACATGCATTGCTCCCGACTATGTTATTGTTCATGAGCAAATAAGAGCGGACTTTGTACAACAGCTGAAAGCCGTTGTACAAGAGTTCTACGGAAAAACTCCTCTTAACAGTGAAAAGTTCGGAAAAATTGTGAGCAAACGTCATTTCACAAGACTGATCACATTTTTACAAGATGGGGATATTGTGTTTGGAGGCCAATATGAAGAAGTCGAAAATCGCATATCTCCTACCCTTTTAGAAAATGTAACGTGGGAAGATAGCGTAATGAAGGAAGAAATTTTCGGTCCTATTTTACCTCTCTTTTCTTTCACAAAATTTGAAGACCTGAAATATCATCTGGATCAAGCTCCAAATCCACTTGCACTTTATTACTTTTCAGAAGATGAGAAAAAGCAAGAAAAGATTATTAACTCTTTTTCCTTTGGTGGAGGCTGTATAAATGATACGGTTATGCATGTAGCGAATATACACCTTCCTTTTGGAGGAGTGGGAGAAAGCGGAATGGGCAAATACCACGGGGAAGGAAGCTTTGATGCTTTTACACATGAAAAAGGCATTCTAAAACAAACAACAAAGTTTGATCTTCCTGTTCGCTATCCTTCGTTTAAAAACAGCTTAAAATATGTGAAAAAGTTGTTAAAGTAA
- a CDS encoding YhdB family protein: MNMLDYDRALYYTHRSQWDNLLILMVRTNDDLLSKRIEHFLHAYNFERNERIVEENLYSLLCYIDYAGEQALQSELNAMEQSL; encoded by the coding sequence ATGAACATGTTGGACTATGACAGAGCGCTTTATTACACACATCGATCACAGTGGGACAACCTGTTGATTTTGATGGTGCGAACAAACGATGATTTGTTATCAAAGAGGATTGAACACTTTTTACACGCCTATAACTTCGAGCGAAACGAGCGAATTGTGGAAGAAAATTTATACTCTTTGCTATGTTATATTGACTATGCAGGAGAACAAGCGCTTCAGTCTGAGCTGAACGCAATGGAACAATCTTTATAA